The following are encoded in a window of Lactobacillus acidophilus genomic DNA:
- a CDS encoding KUP/HAK/KT family potassium transporter — translation MNKITKKQKMSFAGLLIAIGIVYGDIGTSPLYVMKSIVTENGGIANVNRELIVGSISLILWTVTLLTTVKYVMIALKATNHGEGGIFSLYALVRKRAKWLVIPALIGGAALLADGTLTPAVTVTTSIEGLKNMRFGDVIPVPSQEVVIMITIIILVILFSIQRMGTSVIGKAFGPIMLIWFTFLGVVGIANLSHDWSLLEAINPIHAIRILFSPANKVGILILGSVFLATTGAEALYSDVGHVGKANIIGSWPYIFVCLSLNYLGQGAWILHNVSYHAGNGDFNPFFEVVPSNLRLFAIALATIAAIIASQALITGSFTLVAEASSLKFLPRMNIIYPSTEKGQIYIPLINKMICVVTVAIVFLFRTSHHMEAAYGLAITVTMLMTTILLFEYLGKKGKPLYLRVIFLIAFAFIEGMFLISSLTKFLHGGYVTVLIAGFILVIMYVWFYGNKIRDKREAKNAYVRLDEYTEMLTDLSHCEDYPVYATNVVYMAKVKYNKFIKREMLYSILDKRPKRAKAYWFVTVNVTNEPYTAEYAVNTYGTKNVINVQLYLGFRKQTSVNVYLRQIVHELIADGTIEAQPQRFTTTPGRDVGDFSFVIVNDVISPLTKLTGYEKFMVEARVWLQNLSSNPASWFGLEYADTVVERVPLILGKHQESYIKRIKPKKQTKK, via the coding sequence ATGAATAAAATTACTAAAAAGCAAAAGATGAGTTTTGCGGGATTGTTGATCGCCATAGGTATTGTGTATGGTGATATCGGAACAAGTCCGTTATATGTAATGAAATCAATTGTGACTGAAAATGGCGGGATTGCCAACGTTAATCGAGAATTGATCGTTGGTTCAATCTCGTTAATTCTTTGGACAGTAACTTTGTTGACTACTGTCAAATATGTCATGATTGCTTTGAAGGCAACTAATCATGGCGAAGGAGGAATCTTCTCTCTTTATGCTTTAGTTAGAAAAAGAGCCAAATGGCTGGTCATCCCGGCTCTGATTGGTGGTGCAGCTCTGCTTGCCGATGGTACTTTGACACCAGCAGTGACCGTTACCACTTCGATTGAAGGGTTAAAGAATATGCGCTTTGGTGATGTGATTCCGGTTCCTTCTCAAGAAGTTGTAATTATGATTACTATCATCATTTTGGTAATTTTATTCTCAATTCAGAGGATGGGAACCAGCGTTATTGGTAAAGCATTTGGTCCAATTATGCTGATATGGTTTACCTTTTTAGGAGTAGTTGGCATTGCTAACTTGAGCCATGACTGGAGTCTTTTGGAAGCGATTAATCCCATTCATGCTATTCGAATTTTGTTTAGTCCAGCTAATAAAGTCGGGATTCTAATTTTGGGTTCTGTCTTCTTGGCTACTACTGGTGCTGAAGCATTATATTCAGATGTTGGACACGTAGGTAAAGCGAATATTATAGGCTCTTGGCCATATATATTTGTTTGTCTTTCATTAAACTACCTAGGCCAAGGCGCTTGGATTTTGCATAATGTTAGCTATCATGCTGGTAATGGTGACTTCAATCCATTCTTTGAAGTTGTTCCTAGCAATTTGCGTCTTTTTGCCATTGCCTTGGCTACGATCGCAGCTATCATTGCTTCCCAGGCATTGATTACTGGATCGTTTACTTTGGTTGCTGAGGCTAGCAGTCTAAAGTTTTTACCAAGAATGAATATTATTTATCCTTCAACTGAAAAAGGACAAATTTATATTCCATTAATTAACAAAATGATCTGTGTGGTAACTGTAGCAATTGTGTTCTTATTCAGAACTTCACACCACATGGAAGCAGCATATGGTTTGGCAATTACTGTCACTATGTTGATGACTACAATATTATTGTTTGAATACTTGGGTAAAAAAGGCAAACCACTTTACTTACGCGTGATCTTTTTGATTGCATTTGCTTTTATTGAAGGGATGTTCTTAATCTCCAGTTTGACTAAATTCTTACACGGCGGTTACGTAACTGTTTTAATTGCTGGCTTTATCTTGGTAATCATGTATGTTTGGTTTTATGGAAATAAGATTCGTGATAAGCGTGAGGCTAAGAATGCTTACGTTCGTTTAGACGAGTATACAGAAATGCTGACAGATTTAAGCCACTGCGAAGATTACCCTGTTTATGCCACTAATGTTGTTTATATGGCAAAGGTTAAGTATAACAAGTTCATTAAGCGTGAGATGCTTTATTCAATTTTGGATAAAAGACCTAAACGTGCTAAAGCCTATTGGTTTGTTACTGTCAATGTAACAAACGAACCATATACTGCAGAATATGCAGTAAATACGTACGGTACTAAGAACGTAATCAACGTTCAGCTTTATCTAGGTTTTAGAAAGCAAACTAGCGTTAACGTCTACTTACGGCAAATTGTTCATGAATTGATTGCAGATGGTACTATTGAGGCTCAACCACAAAGATTCACTACTACTCCTGGTAGAGATGTAGGTGACTTCTCCTTCGTCATTGTTAATGATGTAATTAGTCCATTAACTAAATTGACTGGTTATGAGAAGTTTATGGTCGAGGCTAGAGTCTGGCTGCAAAATTTATCTTCTAACCCGGCTTCTTGGTTTGGTTTAGAGTATGCAGATACTGTGGTAGAACGAGTACCATTGATCTTAGGCAAGCATCAAGAAAGCTATATTAAGCGAATTAAACCTAAGAAACAAACTAAAAAGTAA
- the rpiA gene encoding ribose-5-phosphate isomerase RpiA has protein sequence MDKKEQDRLKKEAAEKAANMVQSGMILGVGTGSTVAFFIDALGKRKDEEDLKLKAIVTTSNRSKKQLESLGFEVSELADIDQADLTVDGSDRVADNLDGIKGGGGALTLEKNVVINSKKIVWIVDESKLVHRLSGFPLPVEVLPISCEQNFRRFEQEGLKPQWRTDGDKRYITHYGNYIIDLAVDPIPAPHGLADYLDHTVGVVEHGLFLDMCDEVIIAHSDGTIEDKIK, from the coding sequence ATGGATAAAAAAGAACAAGATCGTTTGAAAAAAGAAGCTGCTGAAAAAGCAGCAAATATGGTTCAATCCGGCATGATCTTAGGTGTAGGTACCGGATCTACTGTAGCCTTTTTCATTGATGCTTTAGGTAAGCGCAAAGATGAAGAAGATTTGAAGTTGAAGGCGATCGTGACCACCAGTAATAGAAGTAAGAAGCAACTTGAGAGTTTAGGCTTTGAAGTTAGCGAACTTGCTGATATTGATCAAGCTGATTTGACTGTCGATGGATCAGATCGTGTTGCTGATAACTTAGACGGAATTAAAGGCGGTGGCGGTGCCTTAACTCTTGAAAAGAACGTTGTCATTAACTCAAAGAAGATCGTTTGGATCGTTGATGAATCTAAGTTGGTTCACCGTTTGAGCGGATTCCCTCTTCCTGTTGAAGTATTACCAATCTCTTGTGAGCAAAACTTCAGACGCTTTGAACAAGAGGGCTTGAAGCCACAATGGCGTACGGATGGTGACAAGCGTTACATCACTCACTATGGCAACTACATCATTGATTTAGCAGTTGATCCAATTCCTGCCCCTCATGGTTTAGCAGACTACCTTGATCATACTGTTGGTGTAGTTGAACATGGTTTGTTCCTTGATATGTGTGATGAAGTAATTATTGCTCATAGCGATGGTACGATTGAAGATAAGATTAAATAA
- the rbsK gene encoding ribokinase: MKKIVVIGSSNVDTTLHVKDFPKPGETINATEITTAAGGKGANQAIAAAKSGAETYFINRVGEDSEGGYITHQLKSYGVDTTYVQTTMGVKTGHAYITLNEAGQNNIVIDHGANYELTVEDIKAAGDLIKSWDCIIAQFETPIEVTTAAFKMAKKAGKITILNPAPAVEEIPEELLKYTDIITPNETESAKITGIQIKDKSSLAANAEKLHLLGVKNVVITYGDKGSYISTKDIETLIPAYKVEATDTTGAGDTFIGYLASNLNEDLSNFEDAAKIASRASSIAVQRLGAQPSIPTAQEVEQAMEDE; this comes from the coding sequence ATGAAGAAGATTGTTGTTATTGGTTCAAGCAATGTAGATACTACATTGCATGTAAAGGATTTTCCAAAACCTGGTGAAACTATCAACGCTACAGAAATTACTACTGCAGCTGGTGGTAAGGGAGCCAATCAGGCTATTGCTGCTGCTAAAAGTGGCGCAGAGACTTATTTTATTAATCGTGTGGGAGAAGATAGTGAAGGCGGCTATATTACTCATCAATTAAAGAGTTATGGTGTAGATACTACTTATGTTCAAACTACGATGGGTGTTAAGACAGGGCATGCGTATATTACATTAAATGAAGCGGGTCAAAATAATATTGTTATCGACCATGGTGCAAATTATGAATTAACTGTTGAAGATATTAAAGCAGCAGGTGATTTGATTAAGAGCTGGGACTGTATTATCGCCCAATTTGAAACACCAATTGAAGTAACTACAGCTGCCTTTAAGATGGCCAAAAAGGCTGGTAAAATTACTATTTTAAACCCAGCTCCTGCAGTTGAAGAAATTCCAGAAGAATTATTGAAGTATACAGATATCATTACACCAAATGAAACTGAAAGTGCTAAGATTACAGGAATTCAAATTAAAGATAAGTCATCTTTGGCTGCGAATGCTGAAAAGTTGCATTTACTTGGTGTAAAGAACGTTGTAATAACTTATGGTGATAAGGGATCATATATTTCTACTAAAGACATTGAAACTTTAATCCCTGCATATAAGGTTGAAGCAACTGATACTACTGGTGCAGGCGATACCTTTATTGGGTATTTGGCAAGTAACTTAAATGAAGATTTATCTAACTTTGAAGATGCTGCCAAAATTGCCAGTCGTGCTTCATCAATTGCTGTACAACGTTTAGGTGCCCAACCATCAATTCCTACTGCTCAAGAAGTCGAGCAAGCAATGGAGGACGAATAA
- a CDS encoding DUF4931 domain-containing protein, translated as MDKNPLVYEYSIGKRKPYDYDYGNRQGNQNAGCPFCDVRHLVNIFEKDGDKIWLKNKYPTLQDTDQTILIESSDHQGDISTYTREDNQELMKFALKCFQKMYNSGRYKSVLWYKNFGPKSDGSLTHPHMQIVGLYHKDGYHDIGPDNFKGFEVGKSGSVEMNLSAYPVQGYQEVNIITHDNTNLGTWADLIQKGTQYVRSVLSHGVDSYNLFFYPINDGQGTCCKIIPRFYASPYFVGYKISQVDDSDTLKWEAERLKGFVNGGILH; from the coding sequence ATGGATAAAAATCCTTTAGTTTATGAATATTCAATCGGTAAGCGTAAGCCATATGATTATGATTATGGTAACCGCCAAGGTAACCAGAATGCTGGCTGTCCCTTCTGTGATGTCCGTCATTTAGTAAATATCTTCGAAAAAGACGGCGATAAGATTTGGTTAAAAAATAAATATCCAACCCTACAGGATACTGATCAGACCATTTTAATTGAATCAAGTGACCATCAAGGTGATATTTCAACTTATACACGTGAAGATAATCAAGAATTAATGAAGTTTGCACTTAAATGTTTTCAAAAAATGTATAACTCTGGTAGATATAAGAGCGTTTTATGGTACAAAAACTTCGGGCCAAAATCAGATGGTTCTTTGACACACCCACACATGCAAATTGTTGGACTTTATCATAAAGATGGCTATCACGATATAGGGCCGGATAACTTTAAAGGATTTGAAGTTGGCAAATCTGGTTCCGTTGAAATGAATCTTTCAGCTTACCCTGTTCAAGGCTATCAAGAAGTGAATATCATTACTCATGACAATACTAATTTGGGTACTTGGGCAGATTTGATTCAAAAAGGGACGCAATATGTTCGTTCAGTTTTGTCCCATGGTGTAGATTCGTATAACTTATTCTTTTATCCAATTAATGATGGACAGGGGACATGTTGTAAAATTATTCCACGTTTTTATGCTTCGCCTTATTTTGTTGGTTACAAAATTTCGCAAGTTGATGATTCCGATACATTGAAGTGGGAAGCAGAACGATTAAAAGGTTTCGTTAATGGTGGTATTTTACATTAG
- a CDS encoding extracellular solute-binding protein: MKFYKKLALVSTATIGLISLSACSNNSNNSSSTKIPTKITKKTTINFWYSLTGTSQNALKKLTKDFEKKNPNINIKLQSQGGNYSDLQAKLVSGLQSPKDLPTITQAYPGWLYNAAKNNMLVNLTPYVNNKTIGWGSYKDSGIKQALWDGAKINGTQYGVPFNKSVEVLFYNKTLLDKYGVKVPTNMSQLASASAEIYRKSNHKVRGAGFDALNNYYMMQMKETYGKDFNKNVNFAAKDSVKAINYYAEGVKAGYFMQAGTQKYMSTPFNNGQVAMFIGSTANEAYLKQGLKKGYVYGVAARPSSMNVQQGTDIYMFKKASAMQKAAAFKYLKFLTSKSSQLYWAKQTGYMPVNTAALNDSAYQKAKNSKIPAILSKTSKNLYFLPVTKNSITAYDQVNVNMQNILAKASKGQNWTSDIKSGKAKLDASWKQ; this comes from the coding sequence ATGAAATTTTATAAAAAGCTCGCACTCGTTAGTACAGCAACAATCGGTTTAATCAGCCTTAGCGCTTGTTCAAACAATAGTAATAATTCAAGTTCTACAAAGATTCCAACTAAAATTACTAAGAAGACTACTATTAACTTCTGGTATTCATTAACTGGAACTTCACAAAACGCTTTGAAAAAATTGACTAAGGATTTTGAAAAGAAAAATCCTAATATCAATATTAAGTTGCAAAGCCAAGGTGGTAACTATTCTGATTTACAAGCAAAGCTTGTTTCAGGCTTGCAATCACCTAAGGACTTGCCAACTATTACGCAAGCTTATCCAGGTTGGCTTTACAACGCAGCTAAGAATAATATGCTGGTTAACTTAACTCCATATGTTAACAACAAAACAATTGGCTGGGGCTCATACAAGGATAGCGGCATTAAGCAAGCTCTTTGGGATGGAGCCAAGATCAACGGTACTCAATATGGTGTCCCATTCAACAAGTCAGTTGAAGTACTCTTCTACAACAAGACCTTACTTGATAAGTATGGCGTAAAGGTGCCTACTAACATGAGTCAACTTGCTAGTGCTTCTGCTGAAATCTACCGTAAGAGTAACCACAAGGTACGTGGTGCTGGCTTTGACGCACTTAACAACTACTACATGATGCAAATGAAGGAAACTTATGGCAAGGACTTCAACAAGAACGTCAACTTTGCTGCTAAGGATTCCGTTAAGGCAATCAACTACTATGCAGAGGGCGTTAAGGCTGGTTACTTCATGCAAGCTGGTACGCAAAAGTACATGTCAACTCCATTCAACAATGGTCAAGTTGCCATGTTCATCGGTTCAACTGCTAATGAAGCTTACCTTAAGCAAGGACTTAAGAAGGGCTATGTTTATGGTGTAGCTGCTCGTCCAAGTTCAATGAATGTTCAACAAGGTACTGACATCTACATGTTCAAGAAGGCTAGTGCAATGCAAAAGGCTGCTGCATTCAAGTACCTTAAGTTCTTGACTTCTAAGTCTTCCCAACTTTACTGGGCAAAGCAAACTGGTTACATGCCAGTTAACACTGCCGCTTTGAATGATTCAGCTTACCAAAAGGCTAAGAACAGCAAGATTCCTGCAATTTTGTCTAAGACTTCAAAGAATTTATACTTCTTACCTGTAACTAAGAACTCAATTACTGCATATGATCAAGTTAATGTGAATATGCAAAACATTTTGGCTAAGGCAAGCAAGGGTCAAAACTGGACCAGCGATATTAAATCTGGCAAGGCTAAACTTGACGCTTCTTGGAAGCAATAA
- a CDS encoding DUF2974 domain-containing protein: MSVNEQLTDQERVELTKKSYENLQLGESITIGQHHLGIVCRVERAEDGMRAFVISNPNEITILYKGSYGIKKGTPQTWRDEWFKTNLPILRAMLSHERRIPSQLKSASKFLNHVISQFRGSRVYIYGHSLGSINAQFALANCRHPEAIAAAYLYEGTNIWLLLTLKERRCVAKMRERIYNYVDIYDPVTLGITETHHMVGKLCYVDSEPMKPIKQHMWGGYQFNADGSLKLRKVDQAFLAESRSEHKLLSRSGEVSDFIEKIGSSEQIKKMAMAKIDQLAQRYPDHKSLSKLAAMFKNELLKDEDK; the protein is encoded by the coding sequence ATGAGTGTAAATGAACAATTAACTGATCAAGAACGGGTTGAATTAACTAAGAAATCTTATGAAAATTTACAATTAGGTGAAAGTATTACTATCGGTCAACATCATCTTGGTATCGTCTGTCGAGTTGAGCGTGCTGAAGACGGCATGCGAGCATTCGTAATTAGTAATCCGAACGAAATTACTATCCTGTATAAGGGCTCTTATGGCATTAAAAAGGGTACGCCACAGACTTGGCGTGATGAATGGTTTAAAACTAATTTGCCAATACTAAGAGCGATGCTATCACATGAAAGACGAATTCCTAGTCAGTTAAAGTCAGCGAGCAAATTTTTAAATCATGTAATTAGCCAATTTAGAGGGAGTCGTGTTTATATTTATGGGCATTCTTTAGGCTCGATAAATGCACAATTTGCTTTGGCTAATTGTAGGCATCCAGAGGCAATTGCAGCCGCTTATTTATATGAGGGAACTAATATATGGTTATTGCTTACATTAAAAGAGCGGCGGTGTGTAGCCAAGATGCGTGAGCGGATTTATAATTATGTAGATATTTATGATCCCGTTACTTTAGGTATTACGGAAACGCACCACATGGTAGGTAAGTTGTGTTATGTCGATAGTGAACCAATGAAACCAATTAAGCAGCACATGTGGGGCGGATATCAGTTTAATGCGGATGGTAGCTTGAAGTTGCGAAAAGTGGACCAGGCATTTTTAGCTGAAAGTCGTAGTGAACATAAGTTGCTTAGTCGGTCAGGTGAAGTATCAGACTTTATTGAAAAGATTGGCTCTAGCGAACAAATTAAGAAAATGGCAATGGCAAAGATTGATCAATTAGCGCAGCGTTATCCTGATCATAAGAGTTTGTCGAAGTTGGCTGCTATGTTTAAGAATGAGTTGTTAAAGGATGAAGATAAGTGA
- a CDS encoding amino acid ABC transporter permease: METFIHAYSWVDIRFLLQGLWVTIYVSLISIALSFVVGLILGLVRYMKIKYLSAIVGFIIDIIRNLPLLLIIFFTYFGLPQLGIVTNPTTASIAALVIFEGAMLAEIVRSGIGSVDPGQMEGARSNGMTYGQAMYHVVMPQALHNMIPALLSQFVSLVKDTSLATIIVLPELLYHAQIIYSQNTTYLIPMYVIIAIMYFIVCFCLSQVANYLQKKYNN, translated from the coding sequence ATGGAAACTTTTATTCATGCTTATTCATGGGTCGATATCCGCTTCTTATTACAAGGTCTCTGGGTAACGATTTATGTTTCATTAATTTCAATTGCGCTTAGTTTTGTAGTTGGTCTTATCTTAGGGCTAGTTCGCTATATGAAAATTAAGTATCTTTCAGCAATTGTCGGTTTTATTATTGATATTATTCGTAACTTGCCATTACTTTTGATCATCTTCTTCACTTACTTTGGTTTGCCACAACTGGGTATCGTGACTAATCCAACGACGGCTTCAATTGCAGCCTTAGTAATTTTTGAAGGTGCAATGCTGGCAGAAATCGTGCGTTCAGGTATTGGTTCAGTTGATCCAGGTCAAATGGAAGGTGCTCGTTCAAATGGGATGACTTATGGTCAAGCAATGTATCATGTTGTAATGCCCCAAGCTTTACACAATATGATTCCAGCTCTTCTTTCACAGTTCGTATCACTTGTTAAGGATACTTCACTTGCAACAATCATTGTGTTGCCTGAACTTCTTTATCACGCACAAATTATTTACAGTCAAAACACGACTTACTTAATTCCAATGTATGTAATCATTGCGATTATGTACTTCATTGTCTGCTTCTGCTTGTCTCAAGTAGCTAACTACTTGCAAAAGAAGTACAACAATTAA
- a CDS encoding amino acid ABC transporter permease produces MWQILTNNWGSFLTGFWNTILCSIIALIFSLILGVVFALLEVAPPKFGRVIAKIYIEVFRNIPLLVIVMIFYLIVPRYIVKLSGFQAGTIGLTLYTSAFIAETVRSGINSIGEGQMEGALSNGMTYTQAMRYVILPQAMKIVIPPLGNQFVNLVKNSSVLAFVAGFDLMYQAQLIAFSTFRTIDTYIIVGLFYLILTMPLSYYMRHLEKKMAK; encoded by the coding sequence ATGTGGCAGATTCTCACCAACAATTGGGGCAGCTTTTTAACAGGTTTTTGGAATACTATTTTATGTAGTATTATCGCATTGATTTTTAGTTTGATTTTAGGTGTTGTCTTTGCGCTACTTGAAGTTGCACCGCCTAAGTTTGGACGCGTAATTGCCAAAATTTACATTGAAGTTTTTCGTAATATTCCATTATTAGTTATCGTTATGATCTTTTACTTGATTGTACCGCGTTATATTGTTAAGTTATCAGGTTTCCAAGCTGGAACGATCGGACTTACTTTATATACTTCAGCTTTTATTGCTGAAACTGTACGTTCAGGTATTAATTCCATTGGTGAAGGTCAAATGGAAGGTGCACTTTCAAATGGTATGACTTACACACAAGCGATGCGTTACGTTATCTTGCCCCAAGCTATGAAGATCGTGATTCCACCGCTTGGCAATCAGTTCGTTAACTTAGTTAAGAACTCTTCAGTCTTAGCCTTTGTTGCTGGATTTGACTTGATGTATCAAGCACAGTTGATCGCTTTTTCAACCTTCCGAACTATTGATACATATATTATCGTTGGACTTTTCTATTTGATTTTGACTATGCCGCTTAGTTACTACATGCGTCACTTAGAAAAGAAAATGGCTAAATAG
- a CDS encoding transporter substrate-binding domain-containing protein, with protein MKKLRKFLFLPLLMLLALTLSACGNKSSQNVYRKVKADKQIVWGVRADTRLFGLTNVKTGKIEGFEIDLARALTKQMLGKNAKADFVTTTANTRIPLLKNGNIDAVLATMTITPERAKQVTFSKPYFPAGSSLLVPNDSKIKSVKDLNNKTVLAVKGTTAVDDVHKSAPKARVLQFDDYGQAMSALKANQGVALTTDNGLLAGIAQENPGYKLVGGVYSDAPYGIAVNKGQKDMADHIDKALDELEANGTYNRLIRKWFAGIPGFSLKGVLK; from the coding sequence ATGAAAAAATTAAGAAAATTTCTTTTCCTGCCTTTGCTGATGCTGCTAGCACTGACTTTGTCTGCTTGTGGCAATAAGAGTTCTCAAAATGTCTATCGAAAAGTTAAAGCAGATAAACAAATTGTTTGGGGCGTTAGAGCTGATACTAGACTTTTTGGTTTAACTAATGTTAAAACCGGTAAAATTGAAGGTTTCGAAATTGATTTAGCTAGAGCTTTAACTAAACAAATGTTAGGTAAAAATGCAAAAGCAGACTTTGTAACTACAACTGCTAATACTAGAATTCCGCTCTTAAAAAATGGTAATATTGATGCAGTTTTGGCTACTATGACTATTACCCCAGAGCGTGCTAAACAAGTAACCTTTAGTAAGCCATATTTCCCAGCGGGATCATCTCTATTGGTACCAAACGATAGTAAAATTAAAAGTGTTAAGGATTTGAACAACAAGACTGTTTTAGCAGTAAAAGGTACTACTGCGGTTGATGATGTTCATAAATCTGCACCTAAAGCACGCGTTCTTCAATTTGATGATTATGGTCAAGCAATGTCCGCATTAAAAGCCAACCAAGGTGTAGCTTTGACAACAGATAATGGTCTTCTTGCTGGTATTGCTCAAGAAAATCCAGGTTATAAATTAGTTGGTGGCGTTTATAGTGATGCTCCATATGGTATTGCCGTTAATAAAGGACAAAAAGATATGGCTGATCATATTGACAAAGCTCTAGATGAACTCGAAGCAAATGGTACATATAACCGTTTGATTAGAAAATGGTTTGCAGGAATTCCTGGTTTTAGTCTGAAGGGGGTTTTGAAATAA
- a CDS encoding amino acid ABC transporter ATP-binding protein encodes MTAIIEFKHVDKYYGKLHALKDINLKIDEGQVVSIIGPSGSGKSTLIRTINGLEPINSGQLIVTGYDLADKKTDINKIRKNVGMVFQHFNLYNNHTVLENVMLAPKIVLKRPDDENRKIAMQYLEKVGMADKINSYPRQLSGGQQQRVAIARSLAMDPKVILFDEPTSALDPEMIEDVLEVMKFVAEQGITMVVVTHEMGFAREVSNRLIFFDQGHVLEDRKPEEFFDHPNTERARQFLSKIISKD; translated from the coding sequence ATGACAGCAATTATTGAATTTAAGCATGTTGATAAATATTATGGAAAGCTCCATGCATTGAAAGATATTAATTTAAAAATTGATGAAGGCCAAGTGGTTTCAATTATTGGTCCATCAGGCTCTGGTAAGAGTACTTTAATTAGAACAATCAATGGATTAGAACCAATTAACAGTGGTCAATTAATTGTAACTGGTTATGATTTAGCTGATAAAAAGACCGACATAAATAAAATTCGTAAAAATGTAGGGATGGTATTCCAACACTTCAATCTCTACAATAATCATACTGTACTTGAAAATGTTATGTTGGCTCCTAAGATTGTATTAAAGCGTCCTGATGATGAAAATCGTAAGATCGCAATGCAATATCTTGAAAAGGTGGGTATGGCAGATAAGATTAACTCATATCCACGTCAATTATCAGGTGGGCAACAACAACGTGTGGCTATTGCTAGATCACTTGCAATGGATCCTAAAGTTATTTTGTTTGATGAACCAACTAGTGCTTTGGACCCTGAAATGATTGAAGATGTTCTTGAAGTTATGAAATTCGTTGCTGAACAAGGTATCACAATGGTGGTAGTTACTCATGAAATGGGCTTTGCTAGAGAAGTAAGTAATCGTTTGATTTTCTTTGATCAAGGACATGTTTTAGAAGACCGTAAGCCAGAAGAATTCTTTGATCATCCTAATACAGAACGTGCACGTCAATTCTTGAGCAAGATTATTTCAAAAGACTAA
- the udk gene encoding uridine kinase: MGKLEKPVIIGIAGGSGSGKTTIAHEIGNNIGAHDRIVTMTQDSYYKDNTGVPMEERMKINYDHPDAFDMPLLEAQLSQLMHRKPIEMPIYDFTEHTRSNETIHVEPADIIILEGILVLFNEDIRNLMDIKVYVDTDDDIRFIRRLERDMKERGRSLDSVINQYLGTVKPMYNQFIEPTKRYADIIVPEGGENDVAIDMLTTKIQSVLN, from the coding sequence ATGGGAAAACTTGAAAAACCTGTCATTATCGGAATAGCTGGTGGATCAGGAAGCGGTAAGACTACTATTGCTCACGAAATTGGAAATAATATTGGGGCTCACGATCGTATTGTGACGATGACACAAGATTCTTATTATAAAGATAACACTGGCGTACCAATGGAAGAAAGAATGAAGATCAACTATGATCATCCAGACGCTTTTGATATGCCCTTGCTTGAAGCCCAACTTAGTCAACTAATGCACAGAAAGCCAATCGAAATGCCTATATATGACTTTACTGAGCATACTAGAAGTAACGAAACTATCCATGTTGAGCCTGCTGATATCATTATTTTAGAAGGTATTTTAGTTCTATTTAATGAAGACATTCGCAATTTGATGGATATTAAGGTTTATGTTGATACAGATGATGACATTCGCTTTATCCGACGTTTAGAACGTGATATGAAGGAGCGCGGTCGTTCCCTTGATTCTGTAATTAATCAGTACCTCGGCACCGTTAAGCCTATGTACAATCAATTTATCGAACCAACTAAGCGTTATGCAGACATCATTGTTCCTGAAGGCGGAGAAAACGATGTTGCAATCGATATGTTAACTACTAAAATTCAATCAGTTTTAAACTAA